The stretch of DNA CTTCCAAaatatattgaaaaacGATACCATCAGCTTTGAGGGTTTGATTACCACAGAAGCTTTCAGGGATATTGTTATCTCTCTGGGCTCCACTTATTGTTTGTACCTAATCAGTTCAATTATCTATTTGCAGCCATGGCATATGTTGACAAGTTTTATTCagtatattttattgaGTCCTTCTTACATCAATGTTTTGAATATCTATGCATTTTGTAATGTCCACGACTTATCATGGGGTACAAAGGGTGCAATGGCAAATCCGCTGGGTAAGATTAATACTACAGAAGATGGTACGTTCAAAATGGAAGTTCTGGTCTCTAGTTCAGAGATTCAAGCAAACTACgataaatatttgaaagttttaaaTGACTTCGATCCAAAATCAGAATCTCGGCCTACTGAGCCATCttatgatgaaaaaaagactGGCTATTATGCAAACGTTAGATCTCTCGTGATTATCTTTTGGGTCATCacaaatttcatcatcgttGCTGTTGTCTTAGAAACCGGTGGGATTGCAGATTATATTGCTATGAAATCCATATCAACTGATGACACTTTAGAAACTGCAAAGAAGGCGGAAATTCCCTTAATGACCAGTAAGGCCTCAATTTATTTTAATGTAATTTTATGGTTAGTTGCATTATCGGCATTAATAAGGTTCATTGGTTGCTCAATATACATGATAGTAAGGTTTTTTAAAAAGGTTACATTTCGCTAAGTAGATTGATTACCCCTTTGTTATAAATAAGTATATGTGTTTACTATCATATAATAATTAATTAGTTGTAAGTAtggtatttttcaaagaaacatttagtattatttttaaaggGTGCCTTTACCataaaaccaaaaaaaaatggcttCTGAGAGAAAAACATAAATAATTGATAAAACTGAAACTCACAACACCAACTCTTCCGCTCTAAACACCCAAAGCTCAAAAAACGACATGTGCACATCTATATCCataaactttcaaaaaagtgGTTCATTCGCAAATTCATGAAGTATTATTTAATACACAGTAATCTGGCATTTCATACTATCATTGCTCAAATTATCCGCCGGACCCTTGAAACTGTGGCGCTTTTTAAGACGCATctccaaaaaaagaaaaagaacaaaagaaaaaaagctgcaaatatatatacaaaacAGATTTCACGTTTATTGCTTGGGAGTAAGGTAACGATCCGGAAGCcttgaagaaatttgaaTGTATCCAACTaactattgaaaatcatTCGTGATGTGCAGATTCTTGATTTTCAAAGGCAAACAACCGATTCGGCTATCTCATCTTTTAACAAGACCAGCTCATTCTATCATAAACCAATCATTTGATAGCAGATTACGGCTAGACAGAAGAAGGCCAATGAATGGTGATGGTTTTGGTGTCGCTTACTATCCATTGGATACCGAGTTAAGCGAGGACGGTCCATGCCTTTTCAAAGCTATTACTCCTGCATGGAACAACCAAAATTTGAGTACATTAGCAGAAAAAACTAAATCTGATCTGGTCTTTGCGCACGTAAGAGCCTCTACATATGGTGTCCTATCTGAGACCAATTGCCATCCGTTTACATACCACAGCTTATGTTTTATGCATAATGGCGGTATATCTAATTTCAAAGGAATCAAGagaaaattattgaatCATATCAAAGACGAATACCTGAATTTTATTCAAGGGAGCACAGACTCCGAGTGCGCATTTGCATTATTCTTAGACACTTTAGACAAATTGGGTTACGACCCAAAGAAGCAGGACGGCGATTTCGGTAATGTTGCACTAAGAAAGGCAATGTTACGAACGATTGACTACATCAGAGATTGGACTAAAGAAGCGAACAAGGACGAGGCACATGTGGAGCCATCTCTCTTAAATTTTGCTGTAACTGACGGATCCACCGTTGTCGTTTCCAGGTATATAACTTCAAAGACGGACGAGGCAGCATCTTTGCATTTCAGTTGTGGTTCCAGCTTTGTAGAAACTTCACCAGGAGAATACAGGGTAGAAAGGTTGGATAGAAACCAAGATGTAATTATGGTTGCATCGGAACCTTTGACTTTCGAGAGAGGTGATTGGACTGCAGTACCCACCAACAGCATATTGACCATTAAGAAACAGACAATATTACTACACCCTATTATCGATGAGTACTACCAAGAAGATCCGTTATACCTAAGAAGTTCAACCCTCGCAGAAAGCAAGGGGCTCATGGGTTCTATACCACTAGCAAAAGCCGTAGAAAAGAACGTTCCTCCACTAGAAAGAGAGGGCCGTACGAGACCTCCAACCGCTGTCGCACATATAGCATGAGCACACGCTCTAGAGGATTGTACCATTGTCACTACTAGATATACATATAAACAAATAAGAAGCATCGACACATAACAACAACCCCAACATCATAATTTCATAAGTATTTGGTTGGTTAGTCCATATGGCGTCTAATCCTCGAAATGAGAAGGTACCCGCCTGGTGTCTATGACAACCTTCCGGGTAATAAATGTTCATTTGAACCCATTCATCCAATTGATATCCGGGCAATCACTTCCGGAAGCGGAAATTTACAAATATCCGGTGGGTCCTACAAGGGgactaaagaaaaaaaatacgtGAAAAACAGCGATGCgatattttttgtatcGTCTTGTTCGAGTGTTTCTTACCACGATGACCGGGATTTTGGCcggtgaaaaaaaaaaaatgcgcTCCCGTACGTCAGTGGCTGTTGCTGAAACGAGACAATTTCTCAATTCGTTTGTTTGTGTACTGTATTTGTTATCTTtactatatatatgttgTTAAGTTTCTTTTACCAATTAGTGCTCACTTCTCTCGTCTTTTATTAGGTGTGTGTGTTGTGCGTAATTTTCGTTTCGCTGATTACTTTATATAGTGTAGTTTGTTCTTGAATGTAATAAAGACTtctgttttattttgttttgttatTTAGAAACAGTCTATCTGGTTTAACTTAAACGAGTGAGCTTAAGATAATCTGACTACAAGAAAACCAAGCTTCTATTActttgtttctttctcttttttcttttttgaataaagaaTTTTCCTTTAAGGAGTAACTTAAGCATTTAGCTGCACATTaaacacttttttttttacttctaACTCACACACTTTTGGAAGaacatttattttttcgaCCTTCTTTCCCAAATACCCAGCGCTTTATAATTGAAATATGAAGTTCTCTTCTGTTACTGCTATTACTCTAGCCACCGTTGCCACCGTTGCCACTGCTAAGAAGGGTGAACATGATTTCACTACCACTTTAACTTTGTCATCGGACGGTAGTTTAACTACTACCACCTCTACTCATACCACTCACAAGTATGGTAAGTTCAACAAGACTTCCAAGTCCAAGACCCCAAACCACACTGGTACTCACAAGTACGGTAAGTTCAACAAGACCTCCAAGTCTAAGACCCCAAACCATACCGGTACTCACAAGTATGGTAAGTTCAACAAGACTTCCAAGTCCAAGACTCCAAACCATACCGGTACTCACAAGTACGGTAAGTTCAACAAGACCTCCAAATCCAAGACTCCAAACCACACTGGTACTCACAAGTACGGTAAGTTCAACAAGACCTCCAAGTCTAAGACCCCAAACCATACCGGTACTCACAAGTATGGTAAGTTCAACAAAACCAAACATGACACTACCACTTATGGTCCTGGTGAAAAGGCCCGTAAGAACAATGCCGCCCCTGGTCCATCTAATTTCAACTCCATAAAATTGTTTGGTGTTACCGCTGGTAGTGCTGCCGTAGCCGGTGCcttattactattataATAAGCTTTGAATTGGATTTGAGAAATAAAGGAAGACCTAATTTTCTCCGgttttatgttttttaCCCCCCCTACCCCCTTCATCCTGAAGTAGtaaattctttttattatacTATTTCGACTACTATGTGTTTACGTGTGCTTGTGCAAAAGTGAAATTTATTGTGATTgtgttctttttctcttttttttatacaaaaaatggagaaaGGAAATTGGGACCTACGATTTAAAGAAGTGTTATTTCCTATTTCAACGAGTTAAATGAATGTGTGTGTTTCGTTGACTTGTAAGGATAGAGAAAGATCATCCAACTTTTAATCATGGtttcctttccttttttataGCAATCGAATGTGGAAGGAAAATAGAGCGGAGCTTGATAATTGTGTGTGTGAATGTCTtgctttctctttttccttatttcTACGCTATACAAAAAGTgtgcttttttcttctatttttttttctttaatgaCTTTGTGTGTTTATTACCCTTTAATTaattaccaaaaaaaaaataaactacgtttttaatttctaatttatcaaaatttctttttttcacatataactatatatttatatgtcACCCTATTCAAGTTCGttagttttctttcaacGGTCCAAAATTTGGGATATCTTGTGTGTACTTTACTTTCTCCACTAACGATAAGACATCTGCTATTAGCCTATATTGGGCTTAATAAAAAAGGTATCTTCGTCTAGAATGATATATGTATACAATCAAAAGTTTAAAgctaaattttttattaacaaGTTACTTTATCAAGTAGTAGTTAACTTAATCGACCGAATTAATTCAATAGTAATCAATTCCAATGCACCGAAGAGTTTGCCAGTCGAACTATCTAAGTGATACTTGTCCATTTTTCCTCGAAGCGCAAAAGAGATTACATCACCATTAAcgaattttcttcttttcttttttcttcaagagTTGATGGGGAAGGACTAGGAAGGAAACGGTTCAGATACGAATTTAGTGATTAATCATATTCTGCTCAAGAAGCGACTTGTAAGGTAAGGAAAACCCGCATTCACTGACGGAATAAGGAACAGGACCAACTATAAGCCTCCTTTTACACTCACATCTTCAGGCTTTATTTTGTTAAGACTGAAACATTTCCCACTTAATTGAAGTTACATCGTTATTTTATAGAACGATCTTtctattttgttttttgttcaCTTGATATACCTTCCCTTCTACATAACAAATTAATAAATATGGATAATGGTACAGATTCTTCCACGAGCAAGTTCGTTCCCGAATATAGACGAACAAACTTTAAGAATAAAGGCAGATTCTCTGCAGATGAACTTCGTCGTCGTAGAGATACACAACAGGTCGAATtaagaaaagcaaaaagagATGAAGCTTTGGccaaaagaagaaactttattCCCCCAACTGATGGCGCTGAttctgatgaagaagatgagaGCTCCGTTTCTGCGGACCAACAATTTTACAGCCAGTTGCAGCAAGAACTACCACAAATGACTCAGCAACTTAACTCTGATGATATGCAAGAGCAATTGAGTGCTACTGTTAAGTTTAGACAAATTTTGTCTAGAGAACACCGCCCTCCAATTGATGTCGTCATTCAAGCCGGTGTTGTTCCAAGATTAGTAGAATTTATGCGTGAAAACCAACCTGAAATGTTACAATTGGAGGCTGCTTGGGCTTTGACTAACATTGCATCAGGTACATCTGCTCAAACAAAAGTGGTTGTTGATGCTGACGCTGTACCTCTTTTCATTCAACTATTATATACCGGCTCCGTTGAAGTTAAAGAACAAGCCATTTGGGCCTTAGGTAACGTTGCAGGTGATTCAACTGACTACAGAGACTACGTTTTACAATGTAATGCCATGGAGCCAATTTTGGGTCTTTTTAACTCCAATAAACCATCTTTGATCAGGACCGCTACGTGGACTTTATCCAATTTATGCAGGGGTAAAAAACCACAACCAGATTGGTCAGTGGTCTCACAAGCGTTGCCAACCTTAGCGAAATTAATCTATTCGATGGACACTGAAACTTTAGTTGATGCTTGTTGGGCTATCTCTTATCTATCTGACGGACCACAAGAAGCTATTCAAGCAGTGATCGATGTTAGAATTCCTAAAAGACTTGTTGAATTACTGAGCCATGAATCGACTTTAGTCCAGACTCCTGCTTTAAGAGCTGTAGGTAATATAGTCACTGGTAATGACTTACAGACTCAGGTCGTTATAAATGCTGGTGTCTTACCTGCGTTAAGACTTCTGCTAAGCtctccaaaagaaaatatcaagaaagaagCGTGTTGGACCATTTCCAATATTACGGCTGGTAATACTGAACAAATTCAAGCGGTAATTGACGCGAACTTGATTCCTCCATTAGTTAAACTTTTGGAAGTTGCAGAATataaaactaaaaaagaagcttgTTGGGCTATTTCCAATGCCTCTTCAGGTGGTTTACAAAGACCAGATATCATAAGATATTTAGTATCTCAAGGGTGTATAAAACCATTGTGTGATTTGCTAGAAATTGCTGACAACAGAATAATTGAAGTTACCTTAGATGctcttgaaaatattttaaagaTGGGTGAAGCTGACAAAGAAGCTCGTGGTTTGaatatcaatgaaaatgCCGATTTTATCGAAAAGGCTGGTGGTATGGAAAAGATTTTCAACTGtcaacaaaatgaaaatgacaaGATTTATGAAAAAGCATACAAAATCATTGAAACCTACtttggtgaagaagaagacgcCGTAGACGAAACTATGGCTCCACAAAATGCCGGTAATACTTTCGGCTTTGGTTCTAATGTCAACCAACAATTCAATTTTAACTAACTGAAtgtgaagaaaaagatcaaCTAAATAAGTTTATTCAGAtaaatcttcattatctgatccattatttttaagtttttcttttaatgtATATAAGAAATTCTAATCTTTTAATTCGCACAATAGTATTTTCATGTACTAGTTCGTACAGTATTCTCTTTCTCTGGGGTTTTTCCCTTTTATAGAAGTTGACTTGTTCTATAGTTGTTATATATGTATTGCTGGGTTTTTTAATCTATTTTGCGGAAGACgccaaaaataagaaaaaaattggaaagacacaagaaaaaagtaagaaTATCCACAGCTGAAAGATCTAACAGGcgtatttttattttcgaaGAAACGTCCTAAAAGGATCTGATTCAGCACATTGATAATAGCATAGGcatttttatctttcttttttgagttCATGAATGAATGTAACTTCTCCAAAAGATGGGAATCACAGTTTctcgaagaaaaatagaTTTAATACAAATAAACCGCGATTCCACAAACTAAATGAGCAGGCGCAGAGTATAAATTTACCAGAAGACCGTGATTCAATTGTTTCAAGTAATACAACGTCAATTATGACAGATGATGCATTTGATTACAATGAGGGCATTGCATCGCGTaccaaaaatattaattCTGATAGTGATAGAAGCAATGATACcataaaacaaaacaacTACAATAAAAGGGAGACCGGATATAACCCTTTCTACAATGGATCAGGGATCAATCAGCGATATACACAGTTTCGAAAAAGAGAGTTTGAACCAACACTTGCAGAAAACAAAGCCGAAGAGTACATATCGGACGAAGATAATgtaaaaattgatgaagataataTAGAGAACGAACTCCAGTTTACGCCGAAAATTAAAGAGGCTAGTATACTCCGATCTAGTTTACTAGGACAAAGAAATGTTTTAAATACTCGGAAtccaaaatcaaaagaatcACACATTAAAGTAAAACCCATCATCAATAACAAGAGCTCCTCACAAAGAAAATCTAGTGCAGCACTTCGGAAACAATTAGGAAAACCCCTACCGCTGCCGTATTTGAATAGCCCTAATAGTGATAGTACACCCACATTAcagagaaaagaagaagtatTCACAGACGAAGtgcttcaaaaaaagagagaattGATTGAGTCTAAATGGCATAGACTTCTCTTTCatgacaaaaaaatggtggaaaaaaagctaGAAAGTTTAAGAGAATAcgaaaggaaaagaatgCCTCCACGAGGAACTGATGTTTCTAGCTCTGAGCAGgacaattctttcaaaatatcgACGCCAACAAAATCGTATGTTTCTTTGGAGCAAAAACCCTTACCAAATCTCTCTGCTATGAATAACTTTAATGATGTTACCGACAATAAggagaaagaagaaacgAACAACAATATATTAAAGTTCCAAGCGCAACGAGATCCATTACAAATACTACAGTCTGAGATCGAAATGCATACTAAGAAACTTGACACGATAATAGAGTTACTAAAAGACGATACCGattcaaaggaaaaaaggaaagtaGTGACTAATGACAACGCAGCGCCTGAACAAATGGTCAACAAAGGATGGCGGAAAAACGTGATGATGATCTACAAAAAATCAGGaaatattatgaaaaaGTATAGGGAATATTTCTTATGGACAATTTGTATTTTAATATTGTTATATTGCaatatatatgtgtattATAGGTTTTAAACCATATAAAGGTTAGTACATGAAGAAGTGTGTACAGTTATGGCAATAACTGTTCTCTTCCGTTTTAAAGAGAGTATTATCACGGTCTGAAAATtaagcaaaaaaagaaaagcgTGCACTTAAAAATCGGTGGTGGACAGACCGCATATTCCATAAACATAGATGGTACAAGGGCATTATGAGTCCTtgaatagaaaaaatgatgaaagaATGAATGCAATTCCGTATTGCGACACTGGCGAAGTGTTCGAGGCTGACACGATAGCGAATGTATGGAAAAGAGAAGATAAGGAATGGTTAAAAAGGACTCAAAGTGATCGAAGTGGATACGAGTATCCACGACTAGGAGAATCACCATATATCAATATGACAGACGACTTCAGAATGGAAAAGAAGGTAATATGTCAAGATATCTTTTGGTCATGTGATGGTACATCGTTTGTTTCTGTGCATAATGATTTTGGCATCAGACAATATTTAGTGCCGGAGGAAAGTAATACGGACAAGCTAAACAGAAACCTCCTTCTACCATTTACAAGGTTTTTTAGAAACCAGTCTATTGTTTCATGTGCAATAGACCCGTTTTACACGCTTTATAACGAGAATTCCGACAGGTTAGCTGGTGACAGAATCGTGGTTGGAGGAAAAAACTTCCCTCTACAACTATACTCTTTGATGGACGGGCAGTGTATCCTCAGCTATGACACgatgaacaaaataaatGGAGAATACGAAACTGTATACAGTGTGAAAATCGATGTTGAGTCTCGTGTATACACTGGCTCATGCCGTAACAAAGTGGCGATATACGACAAGAGCAGACGAGATGCCGTGTGGATGAACCAGAGTACCAAAAAAGCAAGCAAGGGAAGACAAAGCATTATATCTTGCTTTGAAGAGCAACCAATGGGAGGGCAAGCTCTCTCAAGAGGATCTCTATTGTGTGGCAGTTATGCGAATGAAATGTTTCAGGTAGACTGCCGTCATCAACGACTAGAGAGACTGAACTACACCCGCACAGTTGCAGGTGGGATTGTACAAATCCTTACAAGCGATAACGGGCGTTACGTGTACGTTGTCAGACGCAACAGTGACGCGATTAGTATTTACGATCGGCGAAACCTGCAGCACGAGCTTAACGTATTGCGCCTACCGTTTCGGATCCACCACAACTCTGCAAAGTTGAAGGCATATATAGATACGGCTTACGGACTAAGTATGGGGACGCCGCAGGGAACAATATTGAACTGGGGTCGAGACCTTGTGGAATTTGGAGGTGTTCCCTCACACAATAGTGTTGAAGACCCACTAATCACGTCTATCCCGCCAGAGTCAGAGTGGCGCACTAACCTTGATTCTACTATTCCTGCCACGGTAGTGAAGAATTGTCCTGGGGATCCCGAACTGTTCGCCCTATCTCATGGGGGCACAATTTCATTATGCAGGTTCGGCGGCTAAAAACGGCAAACCCGTATTCGTGTATCACCCGGCCAGCTTTCTCCGATGAACGCGCACAAGTAAGAAGTTAAATTGCATCCCCCAGACACCACCTCTTTTGTTCACTTCTTGCCTCATGCcgtcaaaaaatttttttcgcATCGAAAAAAATCcccaaaagaaaagaaaaaagttcttatttttatatagtGCCACCATCGGGAAAAACTTCCCTGTAAAGCATTAACAGAGTCTTCCATCCCCGCTTCTGTCCTTTATTTGTTTCATAGAAGCTATTAAGCATCATATACTGCACACAGGAGCATGCATAGTGTCTGAAGCCTCTTTTGTTCTGTACTGCACATAATATTTCATAGAAAAACTAACGGAAAGAATCTACAACTCATAGTATCTGTAAATCCGTCCTATTGTCATATCACAATCACAGACTATGACCACTCAAGAATCGATCAAACCTTTGGTAGATAGAATCCTATCAAATCCCCTGCAGTTCAATGCTGCAATGATCTCTAACAAATcgaataataatgatactTCCGCCGCGCCGGAAAATAGCTCGTATATTGTGATAGGAAAACAGcataataacaatagtaATAGCACAGCTATTGCTGCAACGGCCGAATCCAAgcaaataaaagaaaataactTGATAGACAGGCCAAACGGAAAGAAAACCAACACTGTTCCTAAATCTATGGCTGAAGCTTTATTGTTGTATACTTCtaaaaatgataaagatgCTGCAGATGCTACTGGTGCCAAGAAGTCAGCGGAGCTTTCTACGGAGCTTTCTACGGAGCCtccttcctcttcttcgGAAGATGACAAAGTAggaaaagaggaagaggaagagggTGAAATATTTCATGAGGCAAGAGACTATGTAGAACCCCGAAAAGCTAGTTTGAAGGAACGCGACAACGCAGATAAGGGCGATGGTGAAGACATCGGCGAAGACATCGGTGAAGACATCGGTGAAGACATCGGTGAAGACATTGGTGAAGACATTGGTGAAAACTTGGGTTCTCCATTAGCAACCATTGATGATTCATCTAATGagaatgaaaaggaaaaaagaaaggaacTGTCTACAAGCATTAGCAGTGATGACGAAATAGAAGACGACGAGGATGAGGATGACATGGATTATGATTCTAGTGCTATGGAAAAAGAGCTCCctgaagaagaggagaaCGATTCCAGCtccaaaatttctgaaggcgaaaaaaagagtttATATCAAGATTTAATGGAAAATAGTACAGTGGAAGTAAATCGGTACGAACCAGTAAACAAcaccaaagaaaatggaaacaGGAATCCAAAGGGAgaggaggaggaagaagaggaagaagagcTGAAACATAAATCTAGGTCAATCACCCCTCCGGTTACAATATCAAATCTATCAAACTTTTACCAattcaatgaaaatatcaatgatCGTGGTTCTTTAAACTCTACTAGAATTGTTAAAAATTGGGGCGACAAATTCACCAATTTGAAGCCTCGTGGCCTTTTGAATCATGGTGTTACTTGTTACACAAATGCTGCTGTACAGGCTATGTTACACATTCCTTCGATACAACATTATCTTTTTGATATACTAATGGGGAAATACGATAGCACCATCTCAAAAAATTCCGTTTCCTATACTTTAGCTGAAacaagtaaaaaaatgtgGTTACCGGTCTCAAAAAACCCTAGAAAGAacgtttcagcttcctaCATTAATCCAAAACATTTGATTTCCAGATTGGATGACATTAATTGTATGATGAGCGAATGGCAGCAGGAAGATTCACATGAGTACTTCATGTCTCTGATGTCAAGATTACAGGAAGATTCTGTTCCCAAGGGTCATAAACTTATAGAATCGATAATATATGACATATTCGGTGGTCTTTTAAAGCAGATCGTTACTTGCAAATCTTGTGGCAGTATATCTAAAACAGAACAACCATTTTACGATTTATCGTTGCACTTGAaagggaagaaaaaacttgaTCCAAATTCTGACCTGTCGAGTGATAGCATTAACGGCACTTCAGCCACCACTTCTACCACTACCTCCAATGCTGCCACAAAACCATCTCtttcatcctcttcatctgTCAATTTAAACAATGGCTCACCATTTGCCGCTGCCAGTGATTTAAGTTCAGCCAACCGCAGAttttctattgaaaaatcaattaaagatttcttcaatcCCGAATTAATCAAGGTTGACAAGGAGCAAAAGGGTTACGTTTGTGAGAAGTGTCACAAGACCACGAACGCCGTGAAGCATAGTTCAATATTAAGGGCTCCTGAAACTTTACTTGTGcatctgaaaaaattcagatTCAATGGCACGTCCTCATCAAAAATGAAGCAAGCTGTTTCTTATCCTATgtttttagatttgacGGAATATTGTGAGAGTAAAGAGCTACCTGTCAAATACCAACTATTAAGCGTGGTGGTTCATGAGGGCCGCTCCCTTTCTTCAGGTCACTACATTGCCCACTGCAAGCAACCAGACGGTAGCTGGGCCACTTACGACGACGAGTATATTAATATAATATCTGAAAGGGACGTTTTAAAGGAACCCAACGCATATTATCTCCTATACACGAGGCTAACTCCAAAATCGGTTCCATTGCCATTGGCGAAATCTGCCATGGCCACTGGTAATGTTACCTCTAAATCCAAACAGGAACAGGCTGTTAACGAACCAAATAACCGCCCATTGAAGATTAatagcaagaaaaataacagaaaaaaatggaaaaaaaataaaaaaaggaagttcaccaaatgaaaaaactCGATATTCCTGgattttcctcttttcaTAGGCATTTTTATTAgcatttcatttttattatacCAAATcaatatatacatataaataTCCGGTCTTTATTGACTTATAAAACAACTCTCAGTATACAGAGTTGGAGAAGCGTTTACTCAGAATAGCTTCAGTACTACCGAGCTTTGCTAACATAACGGGAGAAAGAGAATTTAAAActtatatacatatttacAGAATAGATCAgtagaaagaagaaggaaggtctgttgaaaatttctCGAAATTGACGGTacttttttgtcttttcaCTACTTACAGATCAAGGTACAACCTTAATACCCATACTTTTTGCAACGCCAACTATTGATTTAACAATACCTTCCATCTCCAATAAACTATGCCTTTCATCACTCTTTTTTATCTTGGCTATTTCGTAAACGTGCTTCAGCGATAACTCTCCTAAAGCACGGGTTGGTCCCTTGGCAGGTGCACTGCCTAACATTGTCCCCACATTCGGTTGTCCATGTCCCTTGTCCATTTTAAGAGCT from Saccharomyces cerevisiae S288C chromosome XIV, complete sequence encodes:
- the SWT21 gene encoding Swt21p (Protein involved in mRNA splicing; contains a consensus nuclear export signal (NES) sequence similar to the consensus sequence recognized by Crm1p; interacts genetically with Prp40p and Tgs1p; contains WD40 repeats), yielding MEKKVICQDIFWSCDGTSFVSVHNDFGIRQYLVPEESNTDKLNRNLLLPFTRFFRNQSIVSCAIDPFYTLYNENSDRLAGDRIVVGGKNFPLQLYSLMDGQCILSYDTMNKINGEYETVYSVKIDVESRVYTGSCRNKVAIYDKSRRDAVWMNQSTKKASKGRQSIISCFEEQPMGGQALSRGSLLCGSYANEMFQVDCRHQRLERLNYTRTVAGGIVQILTSDNGRYVYVVRRNSDAISIYDRRNLQHELNVLRLPFRIHHNSAKLKAYIDTAYGLSMGTPQGTILNWGRDLVEFGGVPSHNSVEDPLITSIPPESEWRTNLDSTIPATVVKNCPGDPELFALSHGGTISLCRFGG
- the UBP10 gene encoding ubiquitin-specific protease UBP10 (Ubiquitin-specific protease, deubiquitinates Ub-protein moieties; interacts with proteins that function in rRNA production and ribosome biogenesis via its intrinsically disordered regions; stabilizes Rpa190p by deubiquitination; controls PCNA deubiquitylation; may regulate silencing by acting on Sir4p; involved in posttranscriptionally regulating Gap1p, possibly other transporters; localized to the nucleolus; null mutant phenotypes are functionally complemented by human USP36), coding for MTTQESIKPLVDRILSNPLQFNAAMISNKSNNNDTSAAPENSSYIVIGKQHNNNSNSTAIAATAESKQIKENNLIDRPNGKKTNTVPKSMAEALLLYTSKNDKDAADATGAKKSAELSTELSTEPPSSSSEDDKVGKEEEEEGEIFHEARDYVEPRKASLKERDNADKGDGEDIGEDIGEDIGEDIGEDIGEDIGENLGSPLATIDDSSNENEKEKRKELSTSISSDDEIEDDEDEDDMDYDSSAMEKELPEEEENDSSSKISEGEKKSLYQDLMENSTVEVNRYEPVNNTKENGNRNPKGEEEEEEEEELKHKSRSITPPVTISNLSNFYQFNENINDRGSLNSTRIVKNWGDKFTNLKPRGLLNHGVTCYTNAAVQAMLHIPSIQHYLFDILMGKYDSTISKNSVSYTLAETSKKMWLPVSKNPRKNVSASYINPKHLISRLDDINCMMSEWQQEDSHEYFMSLMSRLQEDSVPKGHKLIESIIYDIFGGLLKQIVTCKSCGSISKTEQPFYDLSLHLKGKKKLDPNSDLSSDSINGTSATTSTTTSNAATKPSLSSSSSVNLNNGSPFAAASDLSSANRRFSIEKSIKDFFNPELIKVDKEQKGYVCEKCHKTTNAVKHSSILRAPETLLVHLKKFRFNGTSSSKMKQAVSYPMFLDLTEYCESKELPVKYQLLSVVVHEGRSLSSGHYIAHCKQPDGSWATYDDEYINIISERDVLKEPNAYYLLYTRLTPKSVPLPLAKSAMATGNVTSKSKQEQAVNEPNNRPLKINSKKNNRKKWKKNKKRKFTK